From Armatimonadota bacterium:
GGGCAGCAGCCGGTGAAGCTGACATTCTGGAGCTGGCGGGTCGAGGACAAGTGGGCTTACGACCGCATCATTCGGGTCTTCCAGCAGCGCAATCCCGGTATTCAGGTAGAGTTCATCCCCTTCCGGGCCACCGAGTACAACACCATCCTCTCCTCCGCCCTCACCGCAGGGAAGGGCCCGGACATCGTTCATCTCCGCGCCTACGGAGGACTGGAGACCTTTACCGCTCCGGGGTTTATCGCTCCACTGGATACAGAGATGGTACCGGAGCTGAAGCGATTCTCCCTGCAGACCCTGGTGGGAGCGCGGGGGCGGAAGGACGGAAAGATCTACGGCGTCCCCTTTGCCACGCAGACCTTGGTGATTTTCTACAACAAAAAGATCTTCGCCCGGTACAATCTCTCCATCCCCAAGAGCTGGGACGAGTTCCTGGCTGTGATGAAGACCCTGAAGGACCATGGGGTGCTGCCGCTGGCCAACGGGGGAAAGGACGGATGGACCCTGGAGGTCCTTTCGGGGGTGGTGGCTCCGAACTTCTACGGGGGCACCGCTTTCTACGAGGCGGTCATCCGCGGCCACACCACCTTCCGGGACCCTGCCTACACCAACGCCCTGGCAAAGATGCTGGAACTGCGTCCCTACATGCCCCCCGGCTTCATGGGTGTCGATTACGCTACCATGCAGCAGTTGTTCATCAATGAGCAGGCCGCCATGTTCATCGGAGGGTCCTGGGAGATAGGCTTCTTCAAAGCGCAGAACCGGGCCCTGGACTTCGGCGTCTTCGCCGGGCCACCGGAGAAGCCCACGCAGACGCCATGGGTCTCCTCCTTCGCTGACGGCAACTACGGCATCAACGCCAAGACCCCCCACATGGCCGAAGCCGTGAAGTTCATCCGCTTTACCGCCACCACGGAGTTCGGACAGATGTTCACCGACCTGCTGGCCCAGCTCTCCGCGGTCCCGGGCGTGGTGGTGAAAGACCCGGTGCTGAAGCAGGTCCAGGTCCTGAACCGTAAGGCCACTCCCTACATGATGCTGGTGGGCTTCCGCTGGCAGGCGCCGACCGGCTCCACGTTGCTGCAGAGTGCACTGCAGGCGATGATGGCCGGCCGGATGACCCCGGCGCAGGTGGGCGACGAGGTGACCACGGCGCTGCCCAGCTGGTTTGAGCCCTTCAGGGGACGCTAGCCGGCCCAAGAATCCGCTCCGGGACTTCTGGGGTTCCCCGGCCGCATCATGTGAGATCTTCCAGACGTGCTCCTGAGGGGAACGGGCGAGCGGGCACGAGCCAGCTTGCCCGAGCAGTGGTTGCGCCGGCGGCGTGGCCTCGGCCCGGTCGCCGGCGGCAGTTGAGCCTGCGCGCGGCCCGGCGCCTGTGGCTCGCTTTCTTCATCGGTCCCGCCCTGCTGCTCTTCGCCCTCTTCGTCACATACCCGATCCTCTCCGCGCTGGGCTACAGCCTGTTCGCCTGGGAGGGGATCGGACGGCGGGGCTTCATCGGGCTGGGAAACTTCGTCCGCCTCTTCCACACCTTCCCCTACCCGCGCCTGCTGGGCAACGCCTTCTGGCACAACGTGCTGGTCTTCGTGATGACGATGACCATCCAGAACGTCACTGCGCTGGGGCTGGCCCTGCTGCTGGCGCGCGGCCCCCGCGGGGAGCGCTTCTATCGTGTGGTCTTCTTCCTGCCGGTGATCCTCTCGCTGGTGATCGTGGGTTTCCTGTGGCTGCTGTTCTTGAACCCGATGTTTGGAGTGGTGAACAGGGTCTTGGTTATGGCCCACCTGGGTAGCCTGGCCCGACCCTGGCTGGGCGATCCGCAGACCGCACTGTTCACGCTGATCCTGGTCAATGCGTGGAGGTGGCTCGGCTTCCCCACACTGGTCTTCCTGGCGGCGATGCAGGGGATTCCCAGCGACTACCTGGAGGCGGCGCGGATCGATGGAGCCACGGAGTGGAAGCTCTTCCGCCACGTGATCTTTCCCCTGATCGCCCCGGCAGTGACCATCATCGTCTTGCTCACCTTCATCGGATCTTTCAACTGGTTCGAGCTGCCCTACGTGATGCAGGGAGTTTCCGGCGGCCCTAACCGGTCCACGGACGTGCTGGGCTTGCTCTTCTACCGCACGGCGTTTGGTGAGGTAGACACCGGTCTGCAGGACATCGGTATCGGATCGGCCATCGCGGTGATCATGTTCGTCCTGCTGGTGACCGTCTCGGCTGTGGCCGCCGTCCACCTGCGACGCCGGGAGGTGGAGTACGCGTGAGGCTGCCTTGGCGCTGGACTCCGTTTGTCCAGATCCTGCTGCTTTGCAACGCCGTCCTGGTCCTGGCCCCCATGGCCATCATGATCCTCTCCTCTTTTAAGACCACACGGGAGATCTTTCGGAACCCCTTCGGGCTTCCCCAGCAGTGGCGCCTGGACAACTTCACGCGCGTATGGGTAGAGGCGCGTTTCGCCCAGTACTTTCAAAACAGCGTGCTGGTTACCATGGCCTCGGTGCTCCTGATCGTGGCGCTGGGTGCCATGGCTGGGTACGCCCTGGGACGGTTCCGTTTCGGCGGGAGCGACCTGCTCTACCTCTACTTTCTCAGTGGTCTGATGCTCCCCATCCGCCTGGGCGTCATCCCGCTCTTCATCCTGATGCGCAACCTGCGCCTGCTGGACACTCTGTGGTCGCTGATCTTGATCTACGCCGCCTCGGGGCTGCCCAGTGCCGTCTTCATCCTCACCGGTTTCTTCCGCACCCTGCCTGCGGATCTGGACAGCGCGGCGCGCATCGACGGCGCAGGGGAGTGGCGGATCTTCGTCCAGGTCATGCTGCCTCTGGTCCGTCCGGCTCTGGTCATCGTCGCCGTCTACAACCTGATTCCCGTGTGGAACGACTTCTTCTTCCCCCTGGTCTTCATCCAGTCTGACCAGCGAAAAACCCTCCCCCTGGGGATGACGGCCTTCTTCGGCCAGTACTACACGGACTGGGCGACGCTCTTCGCCGGGCTCACGCTGGCCGCCGTGCCCGTGGTGGTGCTGTACGCCCTTCTATCACGCCAGTTCATCCGCGGTCTGACCGCTGGGGCCGTAAAAGGTTGAGCCATGCTTCGCGTTCACCCTGTACTGTGCCCGCTGGCCGGGGGGCTCGTTGTCTCCTGCCAGGCCCGGGCCGGGCACCCGTTGCGCAGCCCCACGATGATTGCGGCTCTGGCTCGGGCCGCTTGCGCCGGCGGGGCCGTGGCCGTGCGCGTCAGCGGTGAAGCCGACATCCGCGCGGTGCGTCAGGCTATCGGCCTTCCCATCATCGGCCTGCGCAAGGTCTTTCACCCGGACACGCCCGTGTACATCACGCCCACCCTTGCCGACGCCCGCGCGGTAGCCGAAGCAGGTGCCGATATTATCGCTGTGGATGCTACCGCTCGGCCCCGTCCCGGTGGCGAACGCCTGGAGGATCTTCTGGGGGCGATCCACGAGGAACTGAACCGGCCCGTGCTCGCCGATGTGGCCACGCTGGATGAGGGCCTCTGGGCCGCCCGGCAGGGAGCAGATGCTGTGGCTACGACGCTGGCGGGCTACACGACCTTCCAACCCCCGCCGGAAGAACCCGACGTGGACCTGGTGCGGGCCCTGGTGCAGCAACTCCAGGTTCCCGTGCTGGCGGAAGGGCGCTACCGCCGTCCGGACCAGGCCCGGACCGCCCTGCGCGCAGGCGCCTTTGCCGTGGTCGTGGGGCGGGCGATCACCGACCCCCTGATGCTCACCGAGCTGTTCCTGGCGGCGCTGCGTTCTCCCTGACCGCAATGCGGCGTGATCTGTTCATGGGCATCGATGGCGGGGCCTCCTCCACGACGTGCGTTGTCGTCGACAGCAGCGGACGCGTCCACGCTAGCGGCCACGCCGGTCCGGTGGACCACCTGTACCGGCCGGCAGGCCGCCGGCAGACTCGCCGGGCGCTGCGAGATGCTGTGGACGCGGCCCTTGCCGCATCCCGCTGCCGTGGGAGGCTGCGTGCCATCGTGGCCGGACTCACCGGGCTGGAACCAGACTCGCCCGAGGCCCGCCTGGCCAGGCGGATGGTGCATGAAGTCGTGCGGGCAGACATTATCCGGGTCACCTGGGACGTGGAGGTGGCCTTCGCCGGGGCCGCAGCGGGAGGATCAGGCATTATGGTCATCGCCGGGACGGGATCGGTGGCATTTGGCCGAAATGCCCGCGGACAGACGGCGCGCGCCGGGGGATACGGCTTTCTCATCGACGATCACGGTGGGGGCGTCAGCATCGGGCAGGCGGCGCTAAGGGCGGTGCTGCAGGCGCGCGACGGGCGCGGTCCGCACACCCGCCTGCTCCCCCTGATTACGGAGCGACTGGGCGACTGGCCGGCCATCCGCCGTGCGGTCTACGGGGAGGGGGGCCGGGTCCTCCTGGCCTCGTTGGTGCCGCTGGTTGCCCGGGCTGCGGCAAGCCACGACGCTGTAGCCCGGAGGATCCTGGGTGCAGCAGGACAGGCCCTCGCTGACCTGGCCGCGGCGGTGGCCCGCAGGCTGGACATGAGGGAGGAATCCTTCGACCTCTTCACGGTGGGTGGGGTATTCGCCGCAGGCGAGCTCGTCAGGAAGTCCCTGCGCCGGGCTCTGCGCAAGCACGCCCTGCGCTGCCGGCTGCGTCCTCCCATCTTTCCTCCAGCCATCGGGGCTGCCCTCCTGGCCATGGAGGCCGCGGGCGTCCCGCTCCAAAGCGCGGTGCTGCGGCAGCTGAAAAGTACCTCCGCGCCTGAAGACCAGACCCGATGAGACGTCCGGGCGGATGCTTCGGAATAAGGAAAGACACGGGAGGCGTTCCGACAACCTACACCTTCCAGACCAGGGAGACCACCGCCAACAGCGTCGCTCCCAGCAGCAGGGCCAGGGGCGCCCCCAGGCGCGCGTAGTCGCCCAGCCGGTAGCCGCCGGGTCCCATGACCATCAGGCTGGCCGGGTGGCTGATAGGCGTCAGCAGCGTGACCGAGGTGGCTGAGGCCACCGTAATCATGAAGGGCACCGGTGAGGTACCGCTGGGCGCCGCCGCGCTGAGGGCGATGGGTGCCACCACGATGGTGGTGGGGACGCTGGGGACGAAGTGCCCGATGACCACGGCTACCAGCAGGACCGCCGCCAGGGAGACCACAGGGCCGGCACCGCCCTGGGGAAGAATGGCCTGGGCAATGGCCGCTGCAGCCCCCGTCGTGTGCAGGGCCATGCCCAGAGGGATCAGCCCCCCGATGACGATCACCGTGCGCCAGTCTATGGCCTGGAAAACTTCCTCGGCGCTAATGCATCCTCCCAGCACCACGACTCCCGCTGCCAGCAGCGCGGCCAGGCTGAGAGGGAGGACCTGCGACGTTCCCAGGACGATCAGCATCACCACGGCCAGCGCTGCCAGCCCCATGCGTGACCGCCGAGGGGTGAGGGGTTCATCCAGAGAGATGAAGTTGGGATCCTGCCGCAGGGCACGGATGCGGTCGCGCGGTCCCAGCAGGAGCAGGGCGTCGCCGTATTGCAGGGGCAGCTCCGCCAGCCAGGTGCGCCGCGGCTGCCCCTGGCGCCAGATGGCCGCCACCGTGAGCCCGTAGCGCTGGCGGAACTCCAGCTCCCGCAGGCTGCTCCCTGCCAGGTCCGAGCGGGGGGCGATGACCACCTCGACCAGACCCACGTCCTCCGTCTCCAGCATGTCGTCCTCTGTATGCTGGAGAGGTTCCGCCTGCACCGCGCCACTCTCGCAGAGCCGGGCCACGTCGGTGGGGCGGGCTTCCGCCACCAGGCAGTCCCCAGGCAGCAGTCGCTCGTCTGGCGAGGGCCCGTGGATGCGCCGGTTCCCCCGCTCGATGGCGAGGATAGTCATGCCGAAACTGGTTCCCAGCGAGGTTTCCGCCAGCGATCGGCCTCCAAGGGCAGAGCCATCCTTCAGTCGCAGCAGGAACAGGCGCTCGGGCAGCCGGTAGGCTTCCCGCAACGTCAGGCGTGGGATCCCGGTGGGTGTGACCGTGGCCGAGGGGCCAGCCGGCAGGAGACGATGGCCGACCAGCACCATGAAGACGATCCCCGCGACCAGCAGCGATACCCCCACCGGGAAGAAGGAGAAGAAAGCCAGCGGGGGCTCTCCGGCCTGCACCAGCACCGAGTTGACCACGAGGTTGGAAGGCTTACCTATGAGGGTCAGCGCTCCGCCCAGCCGGGCTCCAATCGCCAGCGGCAGCAGCAGGCGGGAGGGGCTGAGGCCTGTCTGCCGGCAGACCGCCAGGGTCACCGGGATCAGCATGGCCATGGCGCCGACGATGTTCATGAAGCCGGAGAGGACACCGCCCAGTGCCATCAGTACTGCGGTCAGCCTGTGTTCCCCCGGGCCCGCGGCGCGCAGCAGCCAGTCCGCGGCCAGGACGGCGACCCCTGTGCGCTCCAGCCCGGCGCTGACCACGTAGAGGGCGGCGATGGTCACTACCGTGGGGTCGCTGAACCCGGCCAACGCCGCGGCCGGTGTTGCCGCGCCGGTGAGGGCCAGGGCCACGACCACCGCCATGGCGATGACCTCCGGGCGCGCCCGGCCCCATGCGAAGGCGGCCAGGGCGGCCCCCAGGATGGCCGTGGCCACCCATGCCTGGGATGTCATCATGCTTCTCCTCGTTTCCCGCTGACAGGCGTCCGACCTGCCCGCACCGGCGGATGAGCAGCCGATCAGCTAGTGGGAGTCGGCCAGAGGCCTCTCCGCACCCTCCGCCGCCCGCATGTGTGCCAGGACCGCTTCCCGGATGCGGCGGACGTGATCCCGCGCCGCCCGCTCGGCCTGATCCGGGTCCGCTGCAGCCAGCGCAGCCAGGATGCGCCGGTGCTCCTCCAGCGCCTTGGGCATCCTTCCGGGGATGGTAGCGGAGGTGCGGAAGACGATCCGGATCTGGTCCTGGAGGTTGTCCAGGGCGCGGACGAGGCGGCGATTACCACCCCGCGCGCGGATCAGCCGGTGAAACTCCAGGTCAATCCTGATGTGGGCGTCGATGTCCCGGCGGCGGACAGCGCTCTCACCCTGCTGCAGCAGGTCGCGCAGCCGTCTTAGGAGCTCGTCGTCCATGCGGTCAGCCGCCAGCCGGGTAGCCAGGCCCTCCAGCATCTCCCGCATCTGATATATCTCGTTGACGTCCTCCCAGCGGAGGATGGCGACGTAAGCGCCGCGGTTGGGCAGCATTGTCACCAGCCCGTCCTGCGCCAGCCGCTCCAGGGCTTCTTTGACCGGCGTCCGGCTCACGCCCAGCGCGGCTGCCAGCCTGGGCACGCTGAGCTTGCTACCGGGCTTGAGTTTCTGCTCGGCAATGGACTGCTTGAGGGCGACATAAACCCGTTCGCTGAGGCTGGGTAGCACTTCGACAGGAGGAAGGCCCTGGATCGGTTCGGGGTTATCGCCTGTCATGCGTTCAAATGCGTCCCTTCCGGGAGACCCTGCTCCCGCTCCTGCCGGGCGGCGATGCCTCTGGACGGAGGCATCCGGAGGGGGGCCGCCGTAATATCTACATGTAGAATTCTACATGCAAATGTCTTATGCTGGAAGGCGTAACGAAGCCCGCCCGACTCGATGGTGCCACCGACGTACGAGGGAGCCCGTATCCCAGAACCGGGCCCGCCCGGCGGTATGTCTGAGGCGCTCGGCAGGAGGCGAATCGCCGCCGTCCAGGCTTTCCACCTTGCGGCCCGTCTGAACTGGCCGCTTGGAGGAAGTGCCCGCAGGCAGCCCCTCTCCGTCCGCCAGTCTACGATTGTCAGATTGCTGTGCGACGACGGATTGGTCGGGTACGGGGAGTGCATGGGACCCCCGACAGTTCTGGTCCCTGCAGTTCGCCATCTGGCTCCGCTCGTCCTCGGGGCCGATCCGCTGGCCCGGAACGTGCTGACCCGTGCCCTGATGACCCGAGCCAGGGAAGAGGGCCCCACAGGTCCTCTGGTAGCGGCCGTCAGCGGCATCGATCTCGCCCTGTGGGACCTGGCCGCCAGAGCCCTGGACGTCCCGCTGGTCGTGTTGCTCGGCGGTGGCGTCCGCGACCAGGTGCCCACATACGCCGCCAGCGTCTACTTCTCCTCCCTGGATGAGGCAGTGGACGTTGCCGGGCAGTTCGTGGCGCGGGGATTCCGCTCCATCAAGGTCAAGGTGGGAATGGGGGTGGAGGAGGATGCCGTGCGTGTGGCTGCCATCCGCGACCACGTGGGACCGGAGGTACGCCTCCTCCTGGACGCCAACGGGGCCTACGACGCGAAGGCTGCGATCACCCTGGCCAGGCGGTGTGACTCAGCCGGCATTTTCTGGATCGAGGAGCCTGTGCCGGCCGATGATCTGGAAGGGTGCCGCAGGGTGCGCGACGCCACGGCGCTGCCCATCGCTGCAGGCGAGAACCTCTCCACGCGACAGGGCTTTGCCCCATGGATTGCGGCACGAGCCGTCGACGTGGTCATGCCGGACCTGGGACGGTGCGGCGGGCTCACCGAGGCCATGGCCGTAGCCGCCATGGCCTCGGCACACGGCGTGGCCGTCTCGCCCCACTGCTGGGGAAGCTCCATCGCCTTTGCCGCCGCCGTGCACTTGGCGGCGGCTCTGCCCCACTGCCAGCTGCTGGAGTTTGACGCCCACCCCGATCCCCTGCGCGAGGCCCTCCTGGGTGATGTGCTCAACCCTCGCTCGGGCGCCGTGGCCGTCCCTGCCGGGCCCGGGATCGGGGTGGAGGTGCAAGAGGCGGCGCTGCGGGAATTTGCCGCTCCCGACGGAGGGTGACGGTGGCCGCCGCCCGCCCACGCAGAGTTGACGGAGAGAGGCTGCGCTATTCCCTGATCAGTTGGGGGACGGTGGGAGCCATCCTCCTCCTATGGTACGTGGCCACGACGTGGGGATGGGTCTCCTCCTTCATCCTGCCCTCCCCGGGCCAGCTTCTGGCGGAGTTCCGGCTGCTGCTCCTCAAGGGCTACGCCGGCAAGCCGCTGGGGGAGCACCTGTGGGCCAGCCTGCTGCGTACCTTCACCGGCCTGGGCCTGGGCATCGCCGTGGGTGTGCCCGTCGGACTGCTCATGGGGTACAGCCCGGCCGCTCACGCCGTCCTCTCGCCGATCTTCTCGTTCCTCCGTCCCATCCCGCCCATCGCCTTCATCCCTCTGATGATCCTCTACTTCGGGATCGGCGAGTTCTCCAAGGTTGCCCTCATCTTCCTGGCTGCCCTCTACTACGTCGTGCTCAACTCTTCCGCCGGGGTGCGCACGGTGCCCCGCGACCTGATCCGGGCCGGTGAGAACATGGGCCTGAACCGCGTGCAACTGTTTTCCCACGTCATCTTCTGGGCAGCGTTGCCTCACATCATGACCGGGGTGAAGACGGCAACGGCGGTGAGCTGGGCCATCGTGGTGGCGGCCGAGCTGATTGCCGCGCAGGCCGGCCTGGGCTTCATGGTCATGGACGCCACAACGTTCTTCCGGGTGCCCAATGTGTACATCGGCATCATCATCATCGGCCTGATCGGGGTGACTCTGGAGATCATCACCCTCTTTTTCGACCGGAGGCTCCTCCATTGGGCGGGGAAGTAGCCACCGTACCTACGCAGGCGCCTCCTGCCGCCAAGATCGTGGTGCGAGACGTCGGTCGCATCTTCCCGCCGGCCTCGAAGCGGTCCTCTCCGGTGGTGGCCTTGCGGGAAGCGAATTGCGAGGTCTATGCGGAAGAGATTGTCGGCCTGCTGGGGCCCAGCGGGTGTGGGAAGACCACCCTGCTCAACCTGATCGCCGGCTTCGACCGGCAGGATCAGGGAAGCATCACCATCGGCGGAAAACCTGCAGGCCGCCCCGGTCCGGACCGGATGATGGTCTTCCAGTTCCCTGCCCTTTTCGGCTGGCTCACCGTCTGGGACAACATCGTCTTCGGGCCCCGCCACCGGGGAGAGGACCCGCGCGAGTATATCCCCCGTGCTCGCGCCCTGATCGAGGCTGTAGGCCTCTCCG
This genomic window contains:
- a CDS encoding ABC transporter permease yields the protein MAAARPRRVDGERLRYSLISWGTVGAILLLWYVATTWGWVSSFILPSPGQLLAEFRLLLLKGYAGKPLGEHLWASLLRTFTGLGLGIAVGVPVGLLMGYSPAAHAVLSPIFSFLRPIPPIAFIPLMILYFGIGEFSKVALIFLAALYYVVLNSSAGVRTVPRDLIRAGENMGLNRVQLFSHVIFWAALPHIMTGVKTATAVSWAIVVAAELIAAQAGLGFMVMDATTFFRVPNVYIGIIIIGLIGVTLEIITLFFDRRLLHWAGK
- a CDS encoding SLC13 family permease; this translates as MMTSQAWVATAILGAALAAFAWGRARPEVIAMAVVVALALTGAATPAAALAGFSDPTVVTIAALYVVSAGLERTGVAVLAADWLLRAAGPGEHRLTAVLMALGGVLSGFMNIVGAMAMLIPVTLAVCRQTGLSPSRLLLPLAIGARLGGALTLIGKPSNLVVNSVLVQAGEPPLAFFSFFPVGVSLLVAGIVFMVLVGHRLLPAGPSATVTPTGIPRLTLREAYRLPERLFLLRLKDGSALGGRSLAETSLGTSFGMTILAIERGNRRIHGPSPDERLLPGDCLVAEARPTDVARLCESGAVQAEPLQHTEDDMLETEDVGLVEVVIAPRSDLAGSSLRELEFRQRYGLTVAAIWRQGQPRRTWLAELPLQYGDALLLLGPRDRIRALRQDPNFISLDEPLTPRRSRMGLAALAVVMLIVLGTSQVLPLSLAALLAAGVVVLGGCISAEEVFQAIDWRTVIVIGGLIPLGMALHTTGAAAAIAQAILPQGGAGPVVSLAAVLLVAVVIGHFVPSVPTTIVVAPIALSAAAPSGTSPVPFMITVASATSVTLLTPISHPASLMVMGPGGYRLGDYARLGAPLALLLGATLLAVVSLVWKV
- a CDS encoding GntR family transcriptional regulator — its product is MTGDNPEPIQGLPPVEVLPSLSERVYVALKQSIAEQKLKPGSKLSVPRLAAALGVSRTPVKEALERLAQDGLVTMLPNRGAYVAILRWEDVNEIYQMREMLEGLATRLAADRMDDELLRRLRDLLQQGESAVRRRDIDAHIRIDLEFHRLIRARGGNRRLVRALDNLQDQIRIVFRTSATIPGRMPKALEEHRRILAALAAADPDQAERAARDHVRRIREAVLAHMRAAEGAERPLADSH
- a CDS encoding BadF/BadG/BcrA/BcrD ATPase family protein, yielding MRRDLFMGIDGGASSTTCVVVDSSGRVHASGHAGPVDHLYRPAGRRQTRRALRDAVDAALAASRCRGRLRAIVAGLTGLEPDSPEARLARRMVHEVVRADIIRVTWDVEVAFAGAAAGGSGIMVIAGTGSVAFGRNARGQTARAGGYGFLIDDHGGGVSIGQAALRAVLQARDGRGPHTRLLPLITERLGDWPAIRRAVYGEGGRVLLASLVPLVARAAASHDAVARRILGAAGQALADLAAAVARRLDMREESFDLFTVGGVFAAGELVRKSLRRALRKHALRCRLRPPIFPPAIGAALLAMEAAGVPLQSAVLRQLKSTSAPEDQTR
- a CDS encoding extracellular solute-binding protein, which translates into the protein MALCSLAAVFLITVAFSGSAGGQQPVKLTFWSWRVEDKWAYDRIIRVFQQRNPGIQVEFIPFRATEYNTILSSALTAGKGPDIVHLRAYGGLETFTAPGFIAPLDTEMVPELKRFSLQTLVGARGRKDGKIYGVPFATQTLVIFYNKKIFARYNLSIPKSWDEFLAVMKTLKDHGVLPLANGGKDGWTLEVLSGVVAPNFYGGTAFYEAVIRGHTTFRDPAYTNALAKMLELRPYMPPGFMGVDYATMQQLFINEQAAMFIGGSWEIGFFKAQNRALDFGVFAGPPEKPTQTPWVSSFADGNYGINAKTPHMAEAVKFIRFTATTEFGQMFTDLLAQLSAVPGVVVKDPVLKQVQVLNRKATPYMMLVGFRWQAPTGSTLLQSALQAMMAGRMTPAQVGDEVTTALPSWFEPFRGR
- a CDS encoding carbohydrate ABC transporter permease, with protein sequence MRLPWRWTPFVQILLLCNAVLVLAPMAIMILSSFKTTREIFRNPFGLPQQWRLDNFTRVWVEARFAQYFQNSVLVTMASVLLIVALGAMAGYALGRFRFGGSDLLYLYFLSGLMLPIRLGVIPLFILMRNLRLLDTLWSLILIYAASGLPSAVFILTGFFRTLPADLDSAARIDGAGEWRIFVQVMLPLVRPALVIVAVYNLIPVWNDFFFPLVFIQSDQRKTLPLGMTAFFGQYYTDWATLFAGLTLAAVPVVVLYALLSRQFIRGLTAGAVKG
- a CDS encoding N-acetylmannosamine-6-phosphate 2-epimerase gives rise to the protein MLRVHPVLCPLAGGLVVSCQARAGHPLRSPTMIAALARAACAGGAVAVRVSGEADIRAVRQAIGLPIIGLRKVFHPDTPVYITPTLADARAVAEAGADIIAVDATARPRPGGERLEDLLGAIHEELNRPVLADVATLDEGLWAARQGADAVATTLAGYTTFQPPPEEPDVDLVRALVQQLQVPVLAEGRYRRPDQARTALRAGAFAVVVGRAITDPLMLTELFLAALRSP
- a CDS encoding mandelate racemase/muconate lactonizing enzyme family protein; the encoded protein is MSEALGRRRIAAVQAFHLAARLNWPLGGSARRQPLSVRQSTIVRLLCDDGLVGYGECMGPPTVLVPAVRHLAPLVLGADPLARNVLTRALMTRAREEGPTGPLVAAVSGIDLALWDLAARALDVPLVVLLGGGVRDQVPTYAASVYFSSLDEAVDVAGQFVARGFRSIKVKVGMGVEEDAVRVAAIRDHVGPEVRLLLDANGAYDAKAAITLARRCDSAGIFWIEEPVPADDLEGCRRVRDATALPIAAGENLSTRQGFAPWIAARAVDVVMPDLGRCGGLTEAMAVAAMASAHGVAVSPHCWGSSIAFAAAVHLAAALPHCQLLEFDAHPDPLREALLGDVLNPRSGAVAVPAGPGIGVEVQEAALREFAAPDGG
- a CDS encoding sugar ABC transporter permease, with translation MSLRAARRLWLAFFIGPALLLFALFVTYPILSALGYSLFAWEGIGRRGFIGLGNFVRLFHTFPYPRLLGNAFWHNVLVFVMTMTIQNVTALGLALLLARGPRGERFYRVVFFLPVILSLVIVGFLWLLFLNPMFGVVNRVLVMAHLGSLARPWLGDPQTALFTLILVNAWRWLGFPTLVFLAAMQGIPSDYLEAARIDGATEWKLFRHVIFPLIAPAVTIIVLLTFIGSFNWFELPYVMQGVSGGPNRSTDVLGLLFYRTAFGEVDTGLQDIGIGSAIAVIMFVLLVTVSAVAAVHLRRREVEYA